The following coding sequences are from one Methanosarcina sp. WWM596 window:
- a CDS encoding heavy-metal-associated domain-containing protein, giving the protein MVEKTLKIEGMTCNHCVVRVGRAITSVKGVVEVDVNLEKREAVVNFEESVTDLETIKAAVREAGYEPL; this is encoded by the coding sequence CTGGTAGAAAAAACCTTAAAAATCGAAGGAATGACATGCAATCACTGCGTTGTAAGAGTGGGAAGAGCTATTACTTCCGTTAAGGGCGTAGTAGAAGTGGATGTAAACCTGGAGAAAAGAGAAGCAGTTGTAAATTTTGAAGAGTCCGTGACAGACCTGGAAACAATTAAGGCGGCTGTTCGGGAAGCAGGATATGAGCCCCTTTGA
- a CDS encoding AarF/ABC1/UbiB kinase family protein: protein MLGKTKRYLEVTRVLLKYNLIPELYRDLRTNYISNPDCTCDFDVENRQTAVKLRQAFEDLGPTFIKMGQTMSKRPDLVPQPYVIEMSNLQDKVKPVPFEEMAESLDLACICEYQTREGRNRKKSEDELKAERKRRAKAFIEIFDSFDPEPIACGSIAQVYKGVLDSKPVAVKILRPNLIDTINIDLSILDDFKPVMKKVLRVGKKFDIDAFLLEIREMLTREVDLRIEAVNMRRFDDNFKNVKNVAVPKIYPDYCSANILTMEFIQGTQVKDLIDMPVPQSKKSEYTRTITKSYLKQVYIDGFYHADPHGGNMLVEENDTVAFIDFGAVGSIDDELQKNMLEFYYSINNRDVEGATQAFLKIGGVDARDVDVRRLRKDMDDLIANQNYGLEGRQSDNYAKLGLKYDIRLPGEFSTLQRAILLIEGVCLELDPRYNIKTIAIPVLMDAYKKLNIPKGAALHIEFSAEPPDEKAELRAAIREVAEKMEYMGDRFLEGKQKENKRSVFSKEFYLAVLLVVSTYILLYGDAFSWVGLVGFMGTILIALLSVIRRN from the coding sequence ATGCTGGGGAAAACAAAGCGTTATCTTGAGGTTACAAGGGTCCTTTTAAAGTACAACCTTATTCCGGAACTCTACCGGGATCTGCGTACCAATTATATTTCAAATCCTGATTGTACCTGTGATTTTGATGTTGAGAACAGGCAGACGGCGGTAAAACTCAGGCAGGCTTTCGAAGATCTCGGGCCTACTTTTATCAAAATGGGGCAGACCATGAGCAAGCGGCCTGATCTCGTGCCCCAGCCTTATGTTATTGAGATGTCGAATTTGCAGGATAAGGTTAAACCTGTGCCTTTTGAGGAAATGGCTGAATCTCTCGACCTTGCCTGCATATGTGAGTACCAGACGCGTGAGGGCCGGAACCGGAAAAAAAGTGAAGATGAACTGAAGGCGGAAAGAAAAAGAAGAGCAAAAGCCTTTATTGAGATTTTTGACAGCTTTGACCCTGAACCAATTGCCTGCGGGTCCATTGCTCAGGTCTATAAAGGGGTTCTTGATAGCAAACCCGTGGCTGTAAAGATTCTACGCCCGAACCTCATTGATACTATTAATATCGACCTTTCTATCCTGGACGATTTCAAGCCTGTGATGAAAAAAGTACTCAGGGTAGGAAAGAAATTCGATATCGATGCTTTTTTACTGGAGATCCGGGAAATGCTTACCCGGGAAGTTGACCTAAGGATTGAAGCCGTTAACATGCGGCGTTTTGATGATAATTTTAAGAATGTGAAAAATGTTGCTGTACCTAAAATTTATCCGGATTACTGTTCTGCCAATATCCTTACAATGGAATTTATTCAGGGTACCCAGGTCAAGGACCTCATTGATATGCCTGTGCCTCAAAGCAAAAAATCGGAATATACGCGCACTATTACCAAGAGCTACCTGAAACAGGTCTATATCGACGGTTTTTACCATGCAGACCCCCACGGGGGAAATATGCTGGTCGAGGAAAACGATACTGTTGCCTTCATTGATTTCGGGGCTGTGGGCAGTATCGATGATGAACTTCAAAAGAACATGCTTGAGTTTTACTACTCTATCAATAACAGGGACGTGGAAGGGGCAACCCAGGCTTTCCTTAAAATCGGGGGTGTGGATGCAAGAGACGTGGATGTCCGCAGGCTCAGGAAAGACATGGACGACCTTATTGCAAACCAGAATTACGGGCTTGAAGGCAGGCAGAGTGACAACTACGCAAAACTCGGCCTGAAGTATGATATCCGGCTTCCCGGGGAATTTTCAACCCTGCAGAGGGCGATCCTGCTTATCGAAGGGGTCTGCCTTGAACTTGACCCGCGGTACAATATTAAAACCATTGCAATTCCGGTCCTTATGGATGCCTACAAGAAACTCAACATCCCAAAGGGAGCTGCCCTTCATATTGAATTTTCCGCAGAGCCCCCGGATGAAAAAGCTGAGTTAAGAGCTGCTATCAGGGAGGTTGCCGAAAAAATGGAATACATGGGGGACAGGTTCCTTGAAGGAAAGCAAAAAGAAAACAAACGCAGTGTTTTCTCAAAGGAGTTTTACCTCGCTGTCCTGCTCGTAGTCTCGACTTATATCCTGTTATATGGAGATGCGTTCTCGTGGGTTGGATTGGTCGGGTTTATGGGGACGATCCTGATAGCACTTCTTTCTGTAATTCGAAGAAACTGA
- a CDS encoding nucleoside recognition domain-containing protein, with protein sequence MLPAALTHSAEYLLKTGPSIIIGVVLAELLVSLGWFYKFDFLVRPITNYAHLRKECGVGFLTAFASTSSANASLKSMYDGGIIKEDELIIASVLNSFPAIVMHWRTLLPILVPLLGTTGIIYVGLITLVGLVKTLIVLIVGHFLLEEKEVRFEDFEKKEPPALKIAFKESLGPSKKTIIRIFKVMIPVTVLVFILTDLGVFDTLGSYLEPISAYLPVPVEGLPVIAALFASHLAAYTLASNLMEQGILSGIEVIIVLLVGNIVTSLGTLRIYIPHYVGIFGPKIGMKTILISQTLRIFVMVGITGVILMVF encoded by the coding sequence ATGTTACCCGCCGCCCTCACACACTCGGCTGAGTACCTTTTAAAAACAGGTCCCTCAATAATTATTGGAGTTGTCCTTGCCGAACTTCTGGTAAGCCTCGGCTGGTTCTATAAATTTGATTTCCTGGTAAGGCCGATTACTAACTACGCCCATCTCAGAAAAGAATGCGGAGTAGGTTTTCTTACCGCTTTTGCGTCCACTTCCTCGGCCAATGCTTCACTTAAAAGCATGTACGATGGAGGAATCATAAAAGAAGACGAACTGATCATAGCTTCCGTTTTGAACTCTTTTCCTGCAATTGTCATGCACTGGAGAACCCTGCTTCCGATACTTGTCCCCCTGCTCGGGACAACAGGGATCATTTACGTAGGCCTGATAACCCTCGTAGGACTTGTAAAAACCCTGATAGTACTTATTGTCGGGCATTTCCTGCTTGAAGAAAAAGAAGTACGTTTTGAAGACTTTGAAAAGAAAGAACCTCCGGCATTAAAAATAGCTTTTAAAGAAAGCCTCGGGCCTTCGAAGAAAACCATAATCAGGATATTCAAAGTAATGATCCCGGTAACCGTGCTGGTTTTTATTCTGACGGACCTTGGAGTCTTTGACACCCTTGGCTCATATCTGGAACCTATCTCGGCTTATCTGCCTGTACCTGTCGAAGGGCTTCCGGTAATTGCAGCCCTTTTTGCAAGCCACCTTGCAGCCTACACGCTTGCATCAAACCTCATGGAACAGGGAATATTAAGCGGAATAGAAGTCATAATTGTCCTCCTTGTAGGCAATATCGTTACAAGCCTCGGGACATTGAGAATTTATATCCCGCATTACGTGGGGATCTTCGGCCCCAAAATAGGGATGAAAACCATTCTGATTTCCCAGACCCTCAGGATCTTTGTAATGGTGGGGATCACAGGGGTCATTTTAATGGTGTTTTAA
- a CDS encoding BadF/BadG/BcrA/BcrD ATPase family protein: MKEKTASFIASFHFISKIPSFVFAESEVISLRVKGFKKEDIAAELIESIARRVAVMVRQVGVKQNVAFVGSVAKKPGMKVFLEKELGISLYVPTEPQITGAIGAATCMESGKTE, encoded by the coding sequence ATGAAGGAGAAAACTGCCAGTTTTATCGCTTCTTTCCATTTCATATCAAAAATTCCTTCGTTTGTGTTTGCCGAGTCCGAGGTTATATCTCTCCGGGTGAAAGGTTTTAAAAAAGAGGATATTGCGGCAGAACTCATCGAAAGTATCGCCAGAAGGGTTGCGGTTATGGTCCGGCAGGTAGGGGTAAAACAGAATGTGGCTTTCGTGGGCAGCGTTGCAAAAAAACCAGGCATGAAGGTATTTCTGGAAAAAGAACTGGGCATCTCACTCTACGTGCCTACCGAGCCGCAGATCACGGGAGCAATTGGGGCTGCGACCTGTATGGAATCAGGAAAAACTGAGTAA
- a CDS encoding class I SAM-dependent methyltransferase, whose product MSAASKYNRISPIYELIDLPLEYLFFRRWRTEILSGLSGKVLEVGVGTGRNLKYYPAGCFLTGIDNSAGMLEKAREKAGGMQNITLLLMDAEYLEFPDNSFDYVVTTFVLCTIPDPLKALEEMRRVLKPSGELMALEHMHSSNPVIALFEDLINPFLFFLFGDHTTRHTLKNIEEAGFIVLEAKRLAFKDVFRKIRAKP is encoded by the coding sequence ATGTCCGCCGCCTCAAAGTACAACCGAATCTCACCAATCTATGAGCTGATAGATTTGCCTCTGGAATATCTCTTTTTCCGGAGATGGAGGACAGAGATACTTTCAGGCCTGAGCGGAAAAGTTCTGGAAGTCGGAGTGGGAACCGGAAGAAACCTGAAATACTATCCTGCAGGCTGTTTTTTAACTGGAATCGATAACAGTGCAGGGATGCTTGAAAAAGCCCGGGAGAAAGCCGGGGGCATGCAAAATATCACTCTTCTCCTTATGGATGCCGAGTACCTGGAATTTCCGGACAACAGCTTCGATTACGTGGTCACGACTTTTGTCCTCTGCACAATCCCTGATCCTCTGAAAGCTCTTGAAGAAATGAGGCGCGTCCTGAAACCCTCGGGTGAGCTTATGGCCCTTGAGCATATGCACAGCAGTAATCCTGTTATCGCTCTTTTTGAGGATCTGATCAATCCTTTTCTGTTTTTTCTGTTTGGAGATCATACGACCCGACATACCCTGAAGAATATAGAAGAAGCCGGCTTCATCGTACTGGAGGCAAAAAGACTGGCATTTAAGGACGTTTTCAGGAAAATCCGGGCAAAACCGTAA
- the tnpA gene encoding IS200/IS605 family transposase — translation MVNVKYETRNHSKFLLMYHVIFVCKYQKVILEPISEELKQIMIDISKESNFEILEMETDKDHIHFLIKSEPKVSVLSIVRKLKQEYTNRLWKTQKEYLKKYYWGENTLWSDGYFAFTIGNVSKEAAEYYIRNQG, via the coding sequence TTGGTAAATGTGAAGTATGAAACACGGAATCATAGCAAATTTTTGTTAATGTATCATGTTATTTTTGTTTGCAAATACCAAAAAGTCATACTTGAACCAATTAGCGAAGAACTCAAACAGATTATGATTGACATTTCAAAAGAGTCTAACTTTGAAATCCTTGAAATGGAAACTGACAAAGACCATATTCATTTCTTGATCAAGAGTGAGCCGAAAGTTAGCGTTTTGTCAATTGTCAGAAAATTGAAACAAGAATATACTAACAGGTTATGGAAAACTCAAAAAGAATATCTGAAAAAGTATTATTGGGGTGAGAATACGTTATGGAGTGATGGTTATTTTGCGTTTACTATCGGAAATGTGAGTAAAGAGGCGGCAGAATATTACATACGGAATCAGGGTTGA
- the tnpB gene encoding IS200/IS605 family element RNA-guided endonuclease TnpB, with protein MMQAFKFRLYSTTTQAIQLNQHIGSCRFVYNWALDQKIKTYEQTGESISRFDLNKLIPTLKASNEWLGEVNSQSLQGMTKQVESAFTRFFREKTGFPKFKSKKNPIQSFPVPQHYTVNFENNTIKLPKIEPIKAVLHRKFEGEPKTATVSRTCKGHYYISILVEDGKELPVKEAFTESTTVGIDVGIKDFAVLSTGEKVENPKYLKNSLKRLKVLQKRVSRKQKGSKNRAKAKRRLAVLHDKITNQRNDFQNKLSFRLVSENQAVALETLNVKGMVKNHHLAQAISDSAWSSFVTKLEYKAQWFGKTVLRIGQFEPSSKLCSVCGYHNKELQLKDREWICPDCKTKHHRDINAAINIKKFALIDQNLIGL; from the coding sequence ATGATGCAAGCGTTCAAATTTAGACTCTATTCTACAACTACACAAGCTATTCAATTGAATCAGCATATAGGTAGCTGTAGATTTGTCTATAATTGGGCACTTGACCAGAAAATTAAAACTTATGAGCAGACAGGGGAATCAATTTCCAGATTTGACTTAAACAAATTAATTCCTACTCTAAAGGCTTCTAATGAGTGGTTAGGAGAAGTTAACTCTCAATCATTACAGGGGATGACTAAGCAGGTTGAATCCGCTTTCACTAGATTCTTTAGAGAGAAAACAGGGTTTCCAAAGTTCAAATCAAAAAAGAATCCGATACAGTCTTTCCCTGTACCTCAACACTACACTGTAAACTTTGAAAATAATACTATCAAGCTTCCTAAAATAGAACCAATTAAAGCAGTTCTTCACAGGAAGTTTGAAGGAGAGCCTAAAACGGCTACGGTATCAAGGACATGTAAAGGACATTACTACATCAGTATCCTTGTTGAAGATGGAAAAGAACTTCCAGTAAAGGAAGCTTTCACAGAATCAACAACAGTAGGAATTGATGTAGGTATCAAAGACTTTGCTGTCCTTTCAACAGGAGAAAAGGTTGAGAATCCAAAGTACTTGAAAAACTCTCTTAAAAGGCTCAAAGTATTACAGAAAAGAGTCTCAAGGAAACAGAAAGGCTCTAAGAACAGGGCAAAAGCTAAACGAAGACTTGCTGTACTGCATGACAAAATAACAAATCAGAGAAATGACTTCCAGAACAAACTCTCTTTTAGACTTGTTAGCGAAAACCAAGCTGTAGCTCTGGAAACTCTAAATGTTAAAGGCATGGTTAAGAATCATCACTTAGCACAGGCTATAAGTGATTCTGCGTGGAGTAGTTTTGTAACAAAGTTGGAATATAAGGCTCAATGGTTTGGAAAAACCGTCCTGAGAATAGGACAATTTGAACCCTCTTCTAAGCTATGTAGTGTGTGTGGATACCACAATAAAGAGCTTCAGCTAAAAGACAGAGAATGGATTTGTCCAGACTGTAAAACCAAACACCATAGAGACATTAATGCCGCTATCAATATCAAAAAATTCGCTCTCATAGATCAGAATCTAATTGGATTATGA
- the argH gene encoding argininosuccinate lyase, with product MSNILRRGRLEAAPDEEILRYTSSMEADRWIFNADIAVDLAHTVMLREQGIINEEDCSKILSGLLKIREEGMEKLDFSYEDIHISLESRLIDMVGEDVGGRMHSGRSRNDEVATCIRLTLREELTGLLEEIFALRKTLVTLAGKHTETLMPGFTHLQHAQPTTLAHHLCAHEAALGRDFDRVLDAFSRVNLCPLGAAAFASTGFDLNRKRTQELLGFDGLLENSMDAVSSRDFLIECASVFSNLMINLSRMTEELVIWSSSEFNFIELDDTYASTSSIMPQKKNPDTAELMRGKTGVAVGALMSLLTICKGLPLSYNRDLQEATPNIWRSVETARISARVMEGMVRTMKIHTDVLAAQSITGFTTATELADTFVRETGIPFRTAHQIVGILAKEMEKPTMEKIDSVAEFVLGESLSSRGLTEYMVKEALNPVSNIKRRKIVGGPAPEEMQHYLGKRQTELELNEQEITTLKDSIDSAFETLLEVVDEYRKI from the coding sequence ATGAGCAACATTTTACGCAGAGGCAGGCTTGAAGCTGCCCCGGACGAAGAAATTTTACGTTACACCTCCTCTATGGAGGCTGATAGGTGGATTTTTAATGCAGATATAGCAGTGGACCTTGCACATACGGTAATGCTGAGAGAGCAGGGGATTATAAATGAGGAGGACTGCAGCAAAATCCTTAGCGGGCTTTTGAAGATAAGGGAAGAAGGAATGGAAAAGCTCGACTTCAGCTACGAGGATATACACATCTCTCTTGAGTCCAGGCTCATCGATATGGTTGGGGAAGATGTGGGAGGCAGGATGCATTCCGGGCGCTCGAGAAACGATGAGGTTGCGACCTGCATCAGGCTGACTCTGAGAGAAGAACTTACCGGACTGCTCGAAGAGATCTTTGCCCTCAGGAAAACCCTTGTCACTCTTGCAGGAAAACACACTGAAACCCTCATGCCTGGCTTCACTCACCTTCAGCATGCCCAGCCGACAACCCTTGCCCATCACCTATGTGCCCACGAAGCGGCTCTAGGCAGGGACTTTGACCGGGTTTTAGACGCCTTTTCCAGGGTTAACCTCTGTCCGCTCGGGGCTGCTGCATTTGCTTCTACGGGCTTTGACCTGAACAGGAAACGGACTCAGGAACTCCTGGGCTTTGATGGACTGCTGGAAAATTCAATGGATGCGGTCAGTAGCAGGGATTTCCTTATTGAATGCGCCTCGGTGTTTTCAAACCTCATGATAAACCTGAGCCGGATGACTGAAGAACTTGTAATCTGGTCTTCGTCCGAGTTCAATTTTATTGAACTGGATGACACATACGCCTCCACTTCTTCGATTATGCCCCAGAAGAAAAATCCGGATACTGCAGAATTAATGCGCGGGAAAACGGGAGTGGCTGTAGGAGCACTTATGTCCCTGCTTACTATCTGCAAAGGCCTGCCTCTGAGTTATAACCGCGACCTTCAGGAAGCAACCCCCAATATATGGCGTTCGGTAGAAACTGCCAGGATATCGGCAAGGGTAATGGAGGGAATGGTAAGGACCATGAAAATCCATACTGATGTGCTTGCAGCCCAATCCATTACAGGTTTTACAACGGCTACCGAACTTGCAGATACCTTTGTAAGAGAAACCGGGATTCCTTTCAGAACTGCCCACCAGATTGTCGGGATACTTGCAAAGGAAATGGAAAAACCCACTATGGAAAAAATCGACTCAGTGGCTGAATTTGTGCTTGGAGAGTCGCTTTCAAGCAGGGGATTGACAGAATATATGGTAAAGGAAGCTCTTAACCCGGTCTCTAACATAAAGAGAAGAAAGATTGTGGGAGGACCTGCTCCGGAAGAAATGCAGCATTATCTTGGAAAGCGGCAGACGGAACTTGAACTGAACGAGCAGGAGATTACAACTCTCAAAGATTCAATCGACTCGGCTTTTGAAACCTTGCTTGAAGTCGTCGATGAATACAGGAAGATCTGA
- the gatD gene encoding Glu-tRNA(Gln) amidotransferase subunit GatD: MEFKQGDWVRIERNGTVYEGKVMPSMEGYITIKMKSGYNAGFSIDKVKITLLENNGETANGSRNGVKECRKSGEKLPEPGKKLPKIAILSTGGTIASKIDYRTGAVTSQFTADDILAAIPELKEIADFKGRVISSILSENMDSDSWQNLAKAVVEEIEAGADGVIITHGTDTMMYSAAALSFMIETPVPIVFVGSQRSADRPSSDNAMNAICAARVAISEIAEIVVVMHGTTSDDFCEIHRGTKVRKMHTSRRDAFKSVNSLPIGTIDYSTGEIKTFIDYTRRGEKPLKFKPGMESKCAIVKFTPGADPAVLDYYISKGYRGLVIEGTGLGHVSTKWIPMLQKAVDAKMPVIVTSQCLNGRICDRVYDTGRDMLKVGAIEGEDTLPETSLVKLMWVLGQTDDFEKAVDMLREDLSGEITGCTLK; this comes from the coding sequence ATGGAATTCAAACAGGGCGATTGGGTACGGATTGAAAGGAACGGTACAGTCTATGAAGGCAAAGTAATGCCTTCCATGGAAGGATATATCACAATAAAAATGAAAAGCGGTTATAACGCCGGTTTTTCCATTGATAAGGTCAAGATTACCCTTCTGGAAAATAACGGAGAAACTGCAAATGGAAGCAGAAACGGCGTAAAAGAATGTAGAAAAAGCGGGGAAAAACTTCCCGAACCCGGGAAAAAGCTCCCGAAAATCGCAATCCTTTCTACGGGCGGGACGATTGCCAGCAAGATCGACTACCGTACAGGTGCGGTCACATCCCAGTTTACTGCTGATGATATTCTCGCCGCAATCCCGGAACTTAAGGAAATTGCGGATTTTAAAGGAAGGGTAATCTCAAGCATCCTCTCCGAAAACATGGACTCTGATTCCTGGCAAAACCTCGCGAAAGCCGTTGTCGAAGAAATAGAAGCCGGAGCTGATGGAGTAATCATCACTCATGGGACAGATACAATGATGTACTCGGCTGCAGCCCTGTCCTTTATGATAGAAACGCCTGTACCTATTGTTTTCGTGGGCTCCCAGAGAAGTGCAGACCGGCCGAGCAGCGACAACGCCATGAACGCAATCTGTGCAGCCCGGGTTGCTATAAGCGAAATTGCCGAAATTGTAGTGGTTATGCACGGCACAACTTCTGATGATTTCTGTGAAATCCACCGTGGAACGAAAGTCAGGAAGATGCATACCTCCCGCAGGGACGCTTTCAAGTCCGTAAACTCCCTTCCGATAGGGACTATAGACTACAGTACAGGAGAAATAAAGACTTTTATTGACTATACTCGACGTGGAGAAAAGCCCCTCAAATTCAAGCCGGGAATGGAATCGAAGTGTGCCATTGTGAAGTTCACTCCGGGAGCAGATCCGGCAGTACTTGATTATTATATCAGTAAAGGCTACAGAGGGCTTGTTATTGAGGGCACGGGACTTGGTCACGTTTCCACAAAATGGATTCCCATGCTCCAGAAGGCAGTGGATGCAAAAATGCCTGTAATAGTCACATCCCAGTGCCTTAACGGCAGGATCTGCGACCGCGTCTATGATACAGGTCGCGATATGCTGAAAGTGGGTGCAATTGAAGGAGAAGATACTTTGCCTGAAACCTCCCTCGTCAAACTGATGTGGGTGCTCGGCCAGACCGATGACTTCGAAAAAGCAGTTGATATGCTCAGGGAAGATCTCAGTGGGGAAATTACTGGGTGTACATTAAAGTAA
- a CDS encoding symporter small accessory protein, with amino-acid sequence MLGIDDPQIWLAYIFCILSALGCMVYGALNWKGGDEEQTVKSGTPKAAVQEQ; translated from the coding sequence ATGTTAGGAATCGACGATCCACAGATCTGGCTTGCATATATTTTTTGTATATTAAGTGCTCTCGGATGTATGGTTTACGGGGCATTGAACTGGAAGGGCGGAGACGAAGAGCAGACAGTGAAAAGTGGTACTCCAAAAGCAGCGGTTCAGGAACAGTAA
- a CDS encoding sodium:solute symporter encodes MAVSTSTLILFVFIYLACTFYVARLGYKKNSQVDGYMLAGRKVHPAVMAISYGAAFISTSAIIGFGGVAASLGMGLLWLVFMNIFFGIFIAFVVFGPRTRRMGLNLGSITYPEFIGKRFQSRFIQGFSGLLIAIFMPLYAASVLIGAGRFLETTLGINYNLALLIFTIIIASYVIKGGLLSVMYVDAMQGTLMLLGMAFLLVFTYSKLGGVVGAHQALTDMTSLVPQALVDQGHMGWTAMPAFNSPIWWTMVSTITLGVGIGVLAQPQLAVRFMTVKDDRSLKRAVLVGGPFILMMAGVAYVVGALSNVYFYRTTGMISLQVAGGNTDLIIPQFLNQAMPETFVALFMLSLLAAAMSTAAAQFHTMGTSIGHDFYQQGLMNGKSGGTAVHATKLGIAFTILASVALAYILPVSIIARATAMFMGLCTSAFLPIYMGALFWKRTSKAGATASLVVGSLSSLFWLVFVHAKEAVPLKICLAIFGKETLLTGTWPLVDPILVATPLSFLTLIVVSLMTVPPSAEFLKKAYRLRFEDEEEEISEPASYKAVESTGV; translated from the coding sequence ATGGCAGTCAGTACTTCAACTCTTATTCTGTTTGTTTTCATTTATCTTGCGTGCACTTTCTACGTTGCCCGCCTGGGGTATAAGAAGAATTCCCAGGTCGATGGGTATATGCTCGCGGGCCGAAAGGTGCACCCGGCAGTTATGGCTATCTCCTATGGAGCTGCATTTATCAGCACTTCTGCGATAATAGGGTTTGGAGGAGTAGCCGCTTCACTGGGAATGGGGCTTCTATGGCTAGTCTTTATGAACATCTTTTTCGGCATCTTCATCGCCTTCGTGGTTTTTGGCCCTCGAACCCGGCGTATGGGGCTGAACCTGGGGTCCATAACTTACCCTGAGTTTATAGGGAAACGCTTCCAGTCCAGGTTTATCCAGGGCTTTTCCGGGCTTTTAATAGCAATTTTCATGCCTCTTTACGCTGCAAGCGTGCTCATAGGGGCCGGAAGGTTCCTTGAGACCACACTTGGAATCAATTACAACCTTGCTCTCCTGATCTTTACTATAATCATTGCTTCTTATGTGATTAAAGGCGGACTCTTATCAGTGATGTACGTGGATGCCATGCAGGGCACTCTAATGTTACTGGGAATGGCTTTTCTTCTGGTGTTCACCTACAGCAAACTGGGAGGAGTTGTAGGAGCTCACCAGGCTCTTACTGACATGACAAGCCTTGTTCCTCAAGCCCTTGTTGACCAGGGGCACATGGGCTGGACTGCAATGCCGGCTTTCAATTCTCCTATCTGGTGGACAATGGTTTCCACAATCACCCTGGGAGTCGGGATAGGGGTGCTTGCACAGCCACAGCTCGCAGTCAGGTTCATGACGGTAAAAGACGACCGCTCCCTGAAAAGAGCAGTCCTTGTTGGAGGACCTTTTATCCTGATGATGGCAGGAGTCGCATATGTCGTGGGAGCTCTTTCCAACGTCTACTTTTACAGGACTACAGGCATGATTTCCCTTCAGGTTGCAGGCGGGAACACTGACCTTATAATACCCCAATTCCTGAACCAGGCAATGCCCGAGACTTTTGTCGCACTCTTCATGCTCAGCCTGCTCGCAGCTGCGATGTCTACTGCAGCTGCCCAGTTCCACACAATGGGCACATCTATAGGGCACGATTTCTACCAGCAGGGTCTTATGAACGGCAAGTCCGGGGGAACAGCCGTCCACGCTACGAAGTTAGGGATTGCCTTTACCATCCTGGCATCGGTTGCTCTGGCTTACATCCTTCCAGTAAGCATCATCGCAAGAGCTACTGCCATGTTCATGGGTCTGTGTACGTCAGCTTTTCTGCCCATCTACATGGGGGCACTGTTCTGGAAGCGCACATCAAAAGCCGGAGCGACTGCGAGTCTTGTTGTAGGATCATTGAGCAGCCTGTTCTGGCTGGTCTTTGTACATGCAAAAGAAGCCGTGCCTCTCAAGATCTGCCTGGCAATCTTCGGAAAGGAAACTTTACTTACCGGCACCTGGCCCCTCGTGGACCCGATTCTGGTTGCAACTCCACTCTCCTTCCTTACCTTGATTGTGGTAAGCCTCATGACAGTCCCGCCTTCAGCCGAATTCTTGAAGAAGGCTTACAGGCTCAGGTTTGAAGACGAAGAAGAGGAAATATCGGAGCCAGCGTCATACAAGGCAGTTGAATCAACAGGCGTTTAA